From Symphalangus syndactylus isolate Jambi chromosome 21, NHGRI_mSymSyn1-v2.1_pri, whole genome shotgun sequence:
attacaggcgtgaaccatgggCCCAGCCAGGTATTCATTCTAAAGGACAGAAGCATATATGGGGTCATGACAATTGTCTTCAGAAGGGGTGTTACATGGAAAAGTTCTCCATGAAGCAAACTGGGACCCATGTTGCAATTTACAGAGTTATTTACTGTGAGGGATATCCTGAGATAGATATGTCTCACAGATAGCTAACATAGAGCTTGATACACTATAGGGGCTCAATGAAGATCAGCTGAATAACAAATACTATCAATATTATttgatattataattaataagttATACTTAATAATTTAGATAACATTATTGAATACAACTTATGTTTCCAATGCTAAGTACTACAGATGCTTTATCAAGTGAGTTGACCACataatataggtatatataacagccccattttatagatggggaaacgtAGGGTTTCAGGAAGCTAAATAACATGCAAGGTCACAGAGGAAATGGCAGATTCAGGGTTTGACCCCAGATCTGGTCAGAAATCTCCAAATCCTAACCATTGTACTTTGCTATTTCCCTAGTGAGCTAGTACAGATCCTTTTTTGGAGGCTTCCAAGAAGCTGGATGCCTTGATTTTTTTGTGGAGAATACTAAGGAGACGCAAGAGAAGgtcaggccaggcgtagtggcacacacctataatcccagccacttgagggaggaggatcacttgcgcccaggagctcaagatcagcctgggcaacaaaatgaaaccctgtatcaaaaaaaaaaaaaaaaaaagaggaggctaATGCATTGAGTACTAGGTTAGACCAAATGATATCAAAGGTCTTTGCCATTACAAAAAAAGTCAATGATTTTACAGAATCATGTCAATTCTACAGTCCACTTGAGTGTGCCCAGGGACCCATCTGACACCACTAGCAAAATGACCACTCTCACAGCAAAGTTCTTTTGAGATGACTGGGCCATTGCTAATTAATGCTGCTAGAGCAGGGAAATGTAAATACACCCATGTCTTTGGGTATATTTATAAATTCCCCAGGGCATGCTCCCCCAAGTGTTTTACTCATATTTGTCCTAGGATTCTGACTGCTAGACAAGTGTAGTTGGCCTCATAGGATGCACTAACTTGAAAGCCGGAAGGTTTCACAGAAGCCAACCAAGGATTCCAAGAGGTTGGGAGAGGATGGCATGGAAACTTTTACCACAATGGTAGAACACCTGGTTCTTCCAAAATCAGAGGGTGGGTTTAAATGGGTGGAAAGTAGACAAACTCTAAATATCATAGAAGAAGGTTGAGGTTTCAAGGGAAGTCCTCACCCCACATGAGTTCAAGGAAGTGAACATGAAGAATTGGATCaagaaggatttaaaaaaaaagaaaagaaaatgctaactATAAGACTCAATTTTCTGAGGATTCTGGTGTACCTAAGTAAGTGTTGTTTTGTCCTTTGGCCAAGGGAATTTACTACTGGAAGTTAGTCGTACctttaaaaaatctcattatgGTAAAAAACACATAGgataaaatttgccatcttaaccaaTTTTAAGGGTATGGTTCAGTAGTGTTATGTATGTTCACATTGTTATCAAAcagatctccagaattttttGTCTTGCAAATCCGAAGCTCCATACCCATTAAAAAACTccccttttccctttcctctcaataaatattggtctTTAAAACACTAGTTATTAAGAATATGATAGTCTCATAGCATTGCtctcagagaaaacagaaaaggattGGAGAAGGCATTCAAAGACCTACCAAGCAGGCCTGACTCTGATACACCCAAGCTATGTAATCTTGCGTAAGACCGTCTAACCTAGTTACAGTTTAAAACTGAGGGCAATGATACCATCCGAACTTGACTCACAGAATAATTGCAAGGACTAAATAAGATCTGCAATAAGACTTTGGTAAAACAGTAACATAAGACTAAAATGtaaggaatgaaggaaaataaacaatataGGCAAGCCTCTAAATTACAGAGAAAAACAAGTAACATACAATAGCGAATAGGACCACTTGTTTATGAACTGAAGTTGGAATAAATTTTGCTGTTGGAAAAGGGTAACTCCAATGTCCCTCTATCACCTAAGAATATGAAAAAACCCTGAAAAACTGCACCAACTTTTTCAGGGCAACTAGAGCACCACTGTGAATAGTGCAGTTCACAATGGTTCCCTTGGCTGCAGCGTACTGGGTTGGGCATTAGATTTCAAGGGAATTGGAAGGGCTAATGCCCTATCAAAACTGCTCTTGGACTCTAGGGAATGTAGAGTTTTATCATGGGGTTATTCATAAACTCataaaaatttcttaatttctgaTATCAAAGTCACTTATTTGTGATCCTGAGATAATTCTCCACTTCACTATTAATACATTTCATCAGTGAACCAGttacaaagatacaaaaaaagtttaagaaaaaagaacagaacccTGGAAACACCTcaagattttctatttaaaaaaaggttATCAATACCGTATTTGCCATTTGCAAAGCAGGATCCATCAAGCCCAAGATTTCCTCATTATAACTTGATTCTAGGCTAATGATGTCATCGATTACATCATCCATCTGTAGGAAACAGGGCAACagaagagagacaaaaataaataaaactatgcaACACAACCTAAAAAGAGACTCATGGTCTTTTTCTACCCAAAGCAATAATGGTCTTTAGTTAGATTCTAAGAAGTAACTGTCCTCTTTCCACTAAAATAGTATTGAAGTATAAAATAGTATTGAAGACCATTAACTCTAATAGGTGATGAGAATTGTAGCCAGCATTTAATGAGTGATTATGAGTTGCCAAGCATTGGATTCAAGGATTTTCATAGGCTAACATTTTGCCCTAACGAAAACCGTATCGtggcaggtactattattatagCAATTTTCCAGGTGAAATAAATGAGAAGcagcttgcccaaagtcacacccTGAAGAAAGACTGGAGCCACAATTTAACCCATGCTTTCACAACTATGCTAAACTGCCTGCCCTAAACAGGAGAGATGTACCAGAGCACTTCATCTTGAATGACAGCTGTCATTCTACTTCCTTTTTTCCCTAAAGACGATGGCCCCTACCCTTTTCCTGCAGAAGGAAAACACCGTCTGTAGTGTTCCACAGGGAAGTGTGGACATTGTGGCTCCCAGGCCACTGGCTATCCCTGCACCCATCTTACAGTGACTTGTAAAATAAGTTTCTCCTCGTACAGCTACCAGTGTGCTTGGTATTCCCCAAGGAGTACACCAGGACGAGGTTATCATTACAGTTGTGGAGCTGACATTCCCACtagatcaattttatttctaaagtacCAAAACATCAGTTATGATAATAAACAACAGTGATTACATGTACACTGCAGCAGTTGCAAAGACAAGCCTGTGAAAACATTTCTTCGTAAACACCTCATGTATTTGAGCTAGTTGGTGTGTCTGTGCTTGGGTCTTAACAGGACTTCATAGTTACACAATGAAATCACAGAACTAACAGGGATGCTCTTCTGTCTCTTGCCACTTCCATTAAAGAGGAGAGACTCCAAAATTCATAGGTTTGGGCTGGAATCCCAGTTCTCCTGCTTTCTAGATTAGGGCAAAGCCTCCAATCTTTTAAAGCCTCGGTTtctcaatctgtaaaatgggggttcataatatttactgtcttatGGATTCTCGTATGATTTCAGGACAAACTACAGAGCATTCAAAGTACCAGGAATATACTAAACACTCAAAAAAGGAGTCTTATTAAGTGACCCCTAAGAAGAATAATTGGCCAGTTTTGAATAACTACTATCCACTGTTTGTTAGGTTCCATTTCTACTGACaccactttgttttgttttgtttgtctttaagAGATGATTTTCTAACTGAGTTGGTAAATATGCAAATAGGCTAGGAAACTTATGAACAACATTTCCTTGCcacttttaattttgttcttagaaaaaaatggatgtaatagcatttctaaaataatttttttctcttatgacaAAAGTAAAGCAAGTTGACGACAGGAAATATAGAAAGGCAAAAACTTTTGTTGCCTGTTATTCTCtcctatatgtatatacatgcatagatatataaatagatatagcataatttatatatccattaaaTAGGATGTAATAGAAGAAACTTTAGCTACTTGTGAAAGCAtccattatatattattaaattaatatagTTTCAAAACGTATGTTCCATGAGATTCCATTTAGGAAACAATATCTagattatacacacacatcttggttttactaatacaaaaattgctAACCTACAAATTTGTATAACATATATCGATTAGGTTAAAGTACATATTTCATATCTTATTAAAATTTATGTActttaagaagttttttttttttgtttgtttgttttttttttattatactttagggttttagggtacatgtgcacaatgtgcaggtttgttacatatgtatccatgtgccatgttgatttcctgcacccattaactcgtcatttagcattaggtgtatctcctaatgctgtccctcccccctccccccaccccacaacagtccccggagtgtgatgttccccttcctgtgtccatgagttctcattgttcaattcccacctatgagtgagaacatgcggtgtttaatCTTTGGAGCAACTTAGGGGAAAAACACATTTTAGTTTATTCTCCCTTGTCATTATTTAATCATGAGATACTATGAGGAAAATGGCAATGTTCCTagctttctctattaaaaaaaaaacaatgggggAAAAAGACGCTTAGGTTTTCAGGAAGGTGTGATCCACCACAAATATAGATTCTCGTTACAAAGTGTTACATCCTCAGGCTGCCAAGTCATTCAGTACCTGCATACAGGACGCTCGTGAATGTGTGTTCATGCCTGGGCACTCGCTCTCCGCCCTGTTTTGCTCTTCAAACTTATAAAACCCCtgcaaaaacacaagcaaaaacAGCCTATAACTTGGATTTGcaaatgactttttaatgacctgTTCACACGTAGCTGATGGCACAGCAACAAGATGAACTAAGCTTTCAAACAAAGTGGAATCTGACCAAGAGATGAAATACTGAAGGAAGAACTTGTTTCAAATCATCTTGCTAGATGACAAATTTgggtagagaaaaataaagcagttgGTTTGGGCATAGGGGCAAAGATTTTAGTCCTTCTAGAAATTAAAATCAATCCAACTTTAGAAAAGTTGCCTCTGAATTTGCATAAACACTTCATAGTCCACAGTATGGTAAATCCCATTGAGATGAAGCTCATCATCTCATAATTTGGAAATAATGAGCATTAAATCACAGCTCTCAGGTATTTgtatgctccaaattttgatgCACCAATTAGCTTGAAGGTAGTATGAGTGTTGTCTCCAATCCAGCCTTCACCAAAGCAGATTTAACGGGCAGTGGCAATTTTATTATGAAACAGAATGTATCCAGCAATTAAACCTTTGGGTTTCCGTTAAAGTCTCATGTGCTATATGATTCAAATCCATCCATGCACATTCCATGCTTTCTTCCCCCAACtcagggagaaataaaaataatattccagACATTCACAACAAGTGGAACTTCTAAACCGCATGTCCCACACctcttctatttttgcttttccttttccacctccccttctcctctctctgcatTTTCACTGCTTCATAAACTGAAAGGCATGGAAGAGAAGACAGCACTCAGCTAAGGAAGAAGAAGTAAGTGGCAAAAGTGTCCTCGCCTCCACGTTTCACTTGGAGAGGGCCAGGTCTCCCATCATGTGCCGTACACCCAATAACCCAGCGACGGAGACAAGAGGCTGGAATGCCATAGCCACGATGGTGAATCGGGGACAAAGGCTGGTAAATGTGGCCACAAGGACAAACTAGAGTCCACAGTTAAGCGTGGGAATCATATTCAACAGACAAGTTATTTAGCTTAAGAaaacaggagaggagaggagacatgAATTACCTCTTTTTCACAGTTGGAGTTAAGCGTAAGCATAGCCATGGGGCTGTTGGGTGCGCTGCTCCCCGGCACCGGTGGCATGACATGATCGCCAGGCTGGTTTGGACATGGCAAGCTCAGGACTTGGTTGGCATGTTTATTTGCTAAAGTGGTAGAAAGGTACTGCTTTACCTGCTGCCGTTGGGCTTGCTGTATGTGGTACTTGGTGGGGTTTTCGAGGTGGGTCTGCACCTGAGCATAGCCATGGAGGGAAAAGAAGACAGTGCTGTTATTTGCGAGTTTCAGACGGCTCTTCTTTCAGGCACAAACATGAAACTGACCAGGCCACCAACAGAATAAATTATTAAGCCTTtgttatgtaccaggcactgtgctaacgGATTTTGATATTACTGAAGTTTAAAGTCTAACTAGTAGGATTTGGGGTAATACTTTGCCCTATTTTTTTTCCCTGCTAATTAACTACACATCTCTTTCAAACCTTGTATCCTTCTTCTCATATCTAATAATTAAAAGTTTGAAATTATCTTAGGGCAAAAATTTCCCCAACACACATGAAAGGGTTTATTAAGATCAAACAACAATGTAGAAGTGGCATAACTGTTTGTTTCACTTGCCTTGGCAaacagctttctttttaaaacacacacacacacacacacacacacacacacacacacacacacacacacctcaagaACCAACTGTGTAAAATGGCTgtggaaaataaatagaaatcttCCAATGATTAAATCAACTAATCGTGGATTAATTCTCCCACTTTCATTTGGACATGattattcaacattttaattaagaaaaaactcAACATAAAACGCAATTCTACATTAAGTAGTTTCTTTCAAATGCATAACACTTACACGTATGTGTTTTAAAAGACATGACTATTAACAAGCCAACAGGatgttttttcccctttcctacAGACATTAATTCAGAATGAGAAATACTTTTCCCCAAAAAACAACATTATTCAATTTTAAGTCACTTTTTTCTTGATAAAGACAATTTAATCTTATGAGCAATGAACAGGAGCTGATGAAGACAGTTTAGCCACAcactaggcaaaaaaaaaaaaaaaaaatcctactaaTATTTACTTTGTTCAAAACTACATTGAATTACTTCTTATGGCATCAAATAATAAACAGCATTAAAAGAGCAGATTTGTACTTATTGAAAACAGTATGTCTATTACAATAACAAAAAGTGGATTAAATCAATTTATTGCATTATATTTCAAAGACTGAATACGAGTCAGAATAAAGCTCACCTGATAGTGATTATATTCTAGCATTTCCAGCATAACAACGTTTTAGGTGGCCCCAATCCAATGAGAGACAGTAGACTATCCCTCCCACTTTCTGTAATTCCAATTTGAAGACCGACTGGCATAGAGAAGGCACTATAAACAAGGTATCCCGAGACACCACCGGAAACTTTATCACAGAAGCCCTGCTTATAATAACCTAGGCTAATTAGTTatgcatgtaaaaaaaaaaaaaaaaacgttcacacagggcctttttttttttttttttggaagcccTATGAGTTTGGTCTTAAATGTTGATAACAATTTTTCCCCCTGGCTTGACGTCAtgctttttttcataaatataaaagaaCCTTTTTAAGTGACGAGCTATCAAAGTCAAACTCACTGTCAGATCAAGGCCAATTCACTATTCATCTTTAGTTCCAGTAGTATTAATAGACAATGGTATTTCTCTTTCAGCAATAGGTTAATAGCAGGATGCCCCTTTGGAGGAGACATCGTCTAAAAGCTACTATTACATGAGACTTTTCCAATGGCCGAATAACTGCCACTTCCGACTGCAGGATGACTATCTTTTAGTATAGAAGAGAAGAGACTGTGCTGAATGTTCAAGTTCAACAGCCTCTTCTTGCATCCTGGTCTTAATGTGCACCTTATTCTCAGCTACGTAGATGTGTAACCTGCCTATTGACCTCACATCAGGAAGACCAGGAACTATCCTAAATAGAACAGCACACACAGAAgtggatatatatttatgtggataagaagaaataaatatctcCTCTATTTAACTCCCAAATGAAAAAGCATGAGCAtttttgctgagaattttaaaatattattcttaa
This genomic window contains:
- the MITF gene encoding microphthalmia-associated transcription factor isoform X11 → MLEMLEYNHYQVQTHLENPTKYHIQQAQRQQVKQYLSTTLANKHANQVLSLPCPNQPGDHVMPPVPGSSAPNSPMAMLTLNSNCEKEFMKQ